A genomic segment from Bacteroidota bacterium encodes:
- a CDS encoding ABC transporter permease — protein sequence MAALTIGMTSFILIFLYILDEKSYDRQNVNARNIYRIVSVYDFQGVGERSSSCPFPLGPTLKMEYPDLIKNMVRFYNNWSTPYFVQYGEKSFNENRLFFVDSTVFDVFTIPFIRGNPKTSLAEPGTVVITQSTAKRYFGDEDPLGKSLRIQEYFSVTVTGIIEDPSSQSHFTYDFLVSMSTIREINKGAEPKTWVWNPYWTYVLLNDNVKPEILDAKFDGFIKKYFYDAEKEHITLYLQPLLDIHLKSDLDYEIEQNGNITYIRILTIIAVFILVIACINFINLSTAMAGRRAMEIGMKKVFGSYPKQMIVQFISETVVICVISLLISLALVEIILPFFNFFTDKNITSNYFYDIRKIIILVTLAIITGLVSGLYPAFYLSQFAPVRILRGDLTRGFEGILARKILVVIQFVISIGLIIGTLIAYQQIRYISNADLGFRNRNIIYIPVGLNPIVRHYDAVKGELLKSPDILYVTASDYIIGTQYNRHEFRPEGYPEDQWQYYPTLVIRGDFVKTFDIQIVAGRDYDKNSLTDPEKSILINESMVKYLGWKSNSDAIGKRFKSFNGDEKVIGVFKDFHAGSLHYPISPLVLNLKEDDWEINYYTRYLVVRYAPGKLREVLPYIKGVWDEFEPDRPFEYKVLDNELKKLYKEEYVLAKLSLILTILVILIAMMGLFGLASFEVFQRTKELGMRRVLGANLIDISVLLMRKFHKLILISILIAWPLTYLMLRYWLNHFAYHTSLNVWGFILSGLISFLITLVVILFKAISATYKIPVKQLRSE from the coding sequence ATGGCTGCTCTCACCATAGGTATGACCAGCTTTATTCTGATTTTCCTGTATATCCTGGATGAAAAGAGCTATGACCGTCAGAATGTAAATGCAAGAAATATATACCGTATTGTAAGTGTCTATGACTTTCAGGGTGTTGGGGAGCGTTCCTCCAGCTGTCCCTTCCCGCTTGGTCCCACACTGAAAATGGAGTACCCTGACCTGATAAAAAACATGGTCAGATTCTATAATAATTGGTCGACACCCTACTTTGTTCAATATGGAGAGAAATCATTTAATGAAAACAGGTTATTCTTTGTCGATTCCACTGTTTTCGATGTTTTCACTATTCCTTTTATAAGGGGTAACCCAAAGACTTCATTGGCAGAACCGGGCACCGTTGTGATCACTCAGTCTACAGCTAAACGATATTTCGGTGATGAAGACCCCTTAGGAAAATCCTTGCGGATTCAGGAGTATTTTAGCGTCACTGTCACCGGCATTATTGAAGATCCCAGTTCTCAGTCGCATTTTACTTACGATTTCCTCGTTTCCATGTCAACCATTCGAGAGATTAATAAAGGTGCTGAGCCCAAGACATGGGTCTGGAATCCATACTGGACATATGTCTTGCTTAATGATAATGTGAAACCGGAAATTCTGGATGCCAAATTTGACGGATTTATTAAGAAGTATTTTTATGACGCTGAAAAAGAACATATCACATTATATCTCCAGCCTCTTTTGGATATCCATCTTAAATCGGATTTAGACTATGAAATTGAACAGAACGGAAATATTACATATATCAGAATTTTAACCATCATAGCTGTTTTTATCCTGGTTATTGCCTGCATTAATTTTATTAATCTTTCCACTGCCATGGCAGGCAGGAGAGCTATGGAGATCGGTATGAAAAAGGTGTTCGGCTCCTACCCCAAGCAGATGATCGTTCAATTCATCTCTGAAACTGTGGTGATATGTGTCATAAGTTTATTAATATCACTGGCCCTGGTTGAGATCATTCTGCCTTTTTTCAATTTTTTTACCGACAAGAACATCACATCTAATTATTTCTATGATATCAGGAAGATCATCATTCTGGTCACCCTGGCAATTATCACTGGCTTGGTATCGGGTCTCTATCCCGCTTTTTATCTTTCACAATTTGCCCCGGTCAGGATACTGAGAGGAGATTTGACCAGAGGTTTTGAAGGTATCCTGGCCAGAAAAATTCTGGTTGTCATTCAGTTTGTCATCTCTATAGGCCTGATCATCGGAACTCTTATAGCCTATCAGCAGATCAGGTATATCAGCAATGCAGACCTTGGATTCAGGAACAGGAATATTATCTATATACCTGTTGGTTTAAATCCTATTGTCAGGCATTATGATGCTGTTAAGGGAGAACTTTTAAAATCACCTGACATTCTGTATGTGACAGCCTCGGATTATATTATTGGGACTCAATACAACCGGCATGAATTCAGACCTGAAGGTTATCCTGAAGACCAGTGGCAGTATTATCCCACACTTGTTATTCGTGGTGATTTTGTAAAGACATTTGATATCCAGATTGTTGCTGGAAGGGATTATGATAAGAATAGTCTGACAGATCCTGAGAAAAGTATCCTTATTAATGAATCAATGGTGAAATACCTCGGCTGGAAATCAAATAGTGACGCAATAGGTAAGAGATTCAAGTCATTTAATGGCGACGAAAAGGTCATTGGGGTGTTTAAAGATTTTCATGCAGGCTCTCTTCATTACCCTATTAGCCCATTGGTTCTAAATTTGAAGGAAGATGATTGGGAAATTAATTATTATACACGTTATCTGGTTGTGCGATATGCCCCCGGTAAACTGAGAGAAGTCTTACCTTACATTAAAGGGGTGTGGGATGAATTTGAACCTGACAGGCCATTTGAGTATAAGGTTCTGGATAACGAACTTAAAAAGCTCTATAAAGAAGAATATGTGTTGGCCAAACTCTCCCTTATATTGACCATATTGGTCATACTTATCGCTATGATGGGACTTTTTGGACTAGCTTCCTTTGAAGTGTTTCAAAGAACAAAGGAACTGGGTATGCGCCGTGTACTGGGGGCTAACTTAATAGATATCAGTGTTCTGCTGATGAGGAAATTCCATAAACTTATTTTAATATCAATTTTAATCGCCTGGCCGTTGACTTATTTGATGCTCAGATACTGGCTCAACCATTTTGCCTATCACACATCCTTGAATGTGTGGGGATTCATTTTATCAGGGTTGATTTCTTTTCTTATTACCTTAGTGGTAATCCTTTTTAAGGCAATCTCTGCAACCTATAAGATTCCGGTTAAACAACTGCGAAGCGAATAA